A single window of Lentimicrobiaceae bacterium DNA harbors:
- a CDS encoding hotdog fold thioesterase, giving the protein MLTTLTLEQMNALSEGTLMQQLGIVYTEIGPDYLCGSMPVDRRTKQPAGLLHGGASAALAETLGSMGSMSIVDLEKQSIVGIEVNANHIRSVTEGHVHGKATLVMRSRKLHVWEIKITNDAGSLVCLSRLTIMVLNKDK; this is encoded by the coding sequence ATGCTTACCACTTTAACACTTGAACAAATGAATGCCCTGTCGGAAGGCACCCTGATGCAACAACTGGGCATTGTATATACTGAAATAGGGCCTGATTATCTTTGTGGTTCCATGCCCGTTGACCGCCGCACCAAACAGCCGGCCGGCCTGTTGCATGGAGGCGCCTCTGCAGCGCTGGCCGAAACGCTGGGAAGCATGGGTTCCATGTCAATAGTTGACCTGGAAAAACAGTCTATTGTGGGTATTGAGGTGAATGCCAATCATATCAGAAGTGTAACAGAAGGTCATGTGCACGGGAAAGCCACACTGGTCATGCGTTCGAGAAAACTGCATGTATGGGAAATAAAAATCACCAATGATGCAGGCAGCCTTGTTTGCCTCTCCAGGCTAACGATTATGGTTTTGAATAAAGACAAATAA
- a CDS encoding isochorismate synthase translates to MLESKKRSITGLRESFLETGRAFVTYRFPGTTEQMIMSGHVNLLPENNFSHLISGRLGFLMAGFNSSTPPLWLEADYFSRYPASEKLQPAPISETLPLLPLIDVYEVSETDYIQQVEKVTTELKSGKAGKVVLSRMMTTPFENPYSAPALFDWLCHTHQEAFVYLAFLPPHGLWMGATPEKLLTYKEQTVSTMALAGTRKVQSSNEWTRKEYSEHAFVSSYIQEKLEKTHCINIEHSAPYTVRAGKAEHLRTDFTAKCSRHQAAELIKELHPTPAVCGMPVNEALRIIGQTESHERSYYTGFLGPVGNETINLFVNLRCMQLIKEKAIIYAGGGLTADSNPQAEWDETVLKSGTMMAAIEKMRNLAN, encoded by the coding sequence ATGTTGGAATCAAAAAAAAGAAGCATAACAGGTTTAAGAGAATCATTTCTTGAAACCGGACGTGCGTTTGTGACCTATCGTTTCCCGGGGACAACGGAACAGATGATTATGTCGGGCCATGTTAATTTATTGCCCGAAAACAATTTCAGCCATCTGATATCAGGCAGGCTTGGTTTTCTGATGGCTGGCTTTAACAGCTCCACACCGCCACTCTGGCTGGAAGCAGATTATTTCAGTCGTTATCCTGCAAGCGAAAAACTTCAACCGGCACCAATTTCCGAAACTTTACCGCTATTGCCCCTGATTGATGTTTATGAAGTATCTGAAACAGACTATATTCAACAAGTTGAAAAGGTCACAACTGAGTTAAAGAGCGGTAAAGCCGGAAAAGTAGTTTTATCCCGAATGATGACTACCCCTTTTGAAAACCCCTATTCTGCCCCTGCTTTGTTCGACTGGCTTTGTCATACACACCAGGAGGCTTTTGTTTATCTGGCATTTTTACCTCCGCATGGTCTCTGGATGGGCGCTACACCGGAAAAACTCCTGACTTATAAAGAACAAACCGTATCAACCATGGCCCTTGCAGGTACACGCAAAGTACAATCATCAAACGAGTGGACCAGAAAAGAATATTCAGAGCACGCCTTTGTATCCAGTTATATTCAAGAAAAACTCGAAAAAACACACTGCATTAACATTGAGCATTCAGCGCCATACACGGTGAGGGCAGGCAAGGCTGAACATCTGAGAACTGATTTCACCGCAAAATGTTCACGCCATCAGGCCGCTGAATTGATAAAAGAGCTGCACCCGACACCGGCAGTTTGTGGCATGCCTGTGAATGAAGCCTTAAGAATTATCGGCCAGACAGAAAGCCATGAGCGATCTTACTATACCGGCTTTCTGGGCCCGGTTGGGAATGAAACCATCAACCTGTTTGTTAACCTTCGCTGTATGCAGCTTATCAAAGAAAAAGCCATTATTTATGCCGGAGGAGGCCTCACTGCCGATTCAAATCCACAGGCAGAATGGGACGAAACCGTACTTAAAAGCGGAACCATGATGGCTGCAATCGAAAAAATGCGGAATTTAGCAAACTGA